The Deinococcus aquaticus genomic interval GCAGGTCGGTCTGCCCGAGGTGAAACTGGGCGTCCTGCCCGGCGCGGGCGGCACGCAGCGCCTGCCCCGCGTGGTCGGCGCGGCCAAGGCGCTGGACATGATGCTGAGCGGCAACCCCATCAAGGCGACGGAAGCCGGGCAGCTCGGCCTGATCGACCGCATCATCGACGGCGACCTGCTGGCCGGAGCGGTCGAGTTCGCCCGCGAGATGGCCGACGCCCGACCCCTGCCGCGCATCAGCGAACGCAGCGTGCCCGGCGCCACGCCCGACGTGTTCGCCGCCGCCCGCCAGGGCATTGGGAAAACGCACCGTGGGCAGCTCTCGCCATCGCTGATCGTGGACCTCGCCGAGATGGCCGCCACCGTTCCCTTCCAGGAAGGCTGGGACGCCGAGGCGACCAAATTCATGGAAGCCAAGGACAGCCCCCAGAGCCGTGGCCTGCGCCACATCTTCTTCGCCGAGCGTGAAAGCGCGAAGATTCCCGGCATCACCAAGGACACGCCCACCACGGAAATCAAGTCGGCCGGGATCATCGGGGCGGGCACCATGGGCGGCGGCATCGCCATGAACTTCCTGAACGCCGGCATTCCCGTCACCATCGTGGAAACGCAGCAGGAAGCCCTGGACCGTGGCCTGAGCGTCATCCGCCGCAACTACGAGAACACCGCCAAAAAAGGCCGCATGAGCATGGACGACGTCGAGACCCGCATGGGCCTGCTGACGCCCACACTGGACATGGGCGACCTGAAAGACGCCGACATCATCATCGAGGCCGTGTTCGAGAACATGGACGTGAAGAAGGACATCTTCACGCGACTCGACGGCATCGCCAAGCCCGGCGCGATCCTGGCGAGCAACACCAGCACCCTGGACGTGAACGAGATCGCCAGCGTCACCAGCCGCCCCGAAAGCGTGATCGGCCTGCACTTCTTCAGCCCCGCGAACGTCATGAAACTGCTGGAAATCGTGCGCGCCGAGAAGACCAGCGACACCGTCCTGGCGACCAGCATGGCCCTCGCGAAGAAGATCAAGAAAGTCGGTGTGGTCGTCGGCGTCTGCGACGGCTTCGTCGGGAACCGCATGGTCCACCGCTACGGCGACGAGGCCCGCCAGATCGTCGAGGAAGGCGCCCGCCCCGAGGACGTGGACGCCAGCATGAACGCCCTGGGCCTGCCCATGGGACCCTTCCAGATGAGCGACATGGCCGGCCTGGACATCGGGCACGCCATCCGCCAGCACCAGGCCAAGGTCGCCGGGCAACCCAAGCCCGACGGCTGGCTCGACCGCATCGTCGAGACCGGACGCAAGGGCCAGAAGACGCAGGGCGGCATCTACGACTACGACGAGACCCGCAGGCCCATCCCCAACGCCGACATGCAGGCCCTCATCGAAACCTACCGCACCGAGAAGGGCATCACGCCCCGCGAGATCACCCAGGAAGAAAGCACCCGGCGCCTCGCGTACTCCCTGGTGAACGAGGGCGCGAAAATCCTGGAGGAAGGCATCGCGCAGCGCGCCGGGGACATCGACGTGATCTACATCTACGGGTACGGGTTCCCCGCCTACCGTGGCGGCCCCATGCAGTACGCCAGCGAACAGGGGCTGAAGAACGTGGTCGCCGACCTGGAGAAGTACGGCCAGACGCCTGCGCCCCTCCTGAAGCGACTGGCCGATGAGGGCAAGACCTTCGCCCAGTACGACGCCGAGAAAGGCCGGGCCTGACCCACATGGACGTCCCGGACGCCCTGCTGCTGCTACCGGCCGGGTCGGACGTACCGGGACTGACCGCGCTGATTCGCCCGCCGTTCACCCTGCGGGCCATGCCGACCGACCCGCAGGCCCTGAGCGAGATGGTGCG includes:
- a CDS encoding 3-hydroxyacyl-CoA dehydrogenase NAD-binding domain-containing protein yields the protein MSTPESSSQPSLVQQSRDGDVLILTINNPPVNAFSPGVPEGLKAGLDAAAADDSVRAVVIIGGGRTFVAGADIRTFDLPREQSPDLRGTIEKLDAFTKPTVAAIHGTALGGGLELAMGCTYRVAVPGAQVGLPEVKLGVLPGAGGTQRLPRVVGAAKALDMMLSGNPIKATEAGQLGLIDRIIDGDLLAGAVEFAREMADARPLPRISERSVPGATPDVFAAARQGIGKTHRGQLSPSLIVDLAEMAATVPFQEGWDAEATKFMEAKDSPQSRGLRHIFFAERESAKIPGITKDTPTTEIKSAGIIGAGTMGGGIAMNFLNAGIPVTIVETQQEALDRGLSVIRRNYENTAKKGRMSMDDVETRMGLLTPTLDMGDLKDADIIIEAVFENMDVKKDIFTRLDGIAKPGAILASNTSTLDVNEIASVTSRPESVIGLHFFSPANVMKLLEIVRAEKTSDTVLATSMALAKKIKKVGVVVGVCDGFVGNRMVHRYGDEARQIVEEGARPEDVDASMNALGLPMGPFQMSDMAGLDIGHAIRQHQAKVAGQPKPDGWLDRIVETGRKGQKTQGGIYDYDETRRPIPNADMQALIETYRTEKGITPREITQEESTRRLAYSLVNEGAKILEEGIAQRAGDIDVIYIYGYGFPAYRGGPMQYASEQGLKNVVADLEKYGQTPAPLLKRLADEGKTFAQYDAEKGRA